In a single window of the Campylobacter hyointestinalis subsp. lawsonii genome:
- a CDS encoding PepSY-associated TM helix domain-containing protein — MFFKKKKYIFNLHLILGFIIFIPLILVALSGSLISYDKQIANLINKVMLKDTKSEILNPDFENLILNFRDKNPNLEIISVKFDERNQKFYTIQALKEKENLTLFVSDKGEILGQDYGNKFNRFVRQLHRWLLFSEFDLQKLGKNIVALTTIGFMVLVISGFYIYFPHLKYSTIKAFSINFHAKKQMIFYKFHAVFGVIFGLIFLFICLTGLYWSYEWINNLVNRAFGVPNSETRMAHKKEVNIIENSFAKDDFTIVLSKFKEHFRDYNKSLSITQTKEGIYTFAYEDGGIKKLAQITTDGGFKEVNSAMQMSERKKVSMTILALHSGRFFGNIGEFIFCVVSFFGALIAMSGIFMTYFRLKPKFRHKD; from the coding sequence TTGTTTTTTAAAAAGAAAAAATACATTTTTAATCTGCATTTAATTTTAGGATTTATAATTTTTATCCCGTTGATTTTGGTTGCTCTTAGCGGTTCTCTTATCTCTTATGATAAGCAAATTGCAAATTTGATAAATAAAGTTATGCTAAAAGATACGAAGAGTGAAATTCTAAATCCTGATTTTGAAAATTTGATATTAAATTTTAGAGATAAAAACCCAAATTTAGAGATAATCTCGGTAAAATTTGATGAGAGAAACCAGAAATTTTACACAATACAAGCACTAAAAGAAAAAGAGAATTTAACGCTTTTTGTATCGGATAAGGGTGAAATTTTAGGGCAGGACTACGGCAATAAATTTAACCGCTTTGTTAGGCAGCTTCATAGGTGGCTTCTTTTTAGCGAATTTGATTTACAAAAGCTCGGTAAAAACATAGTTGCACTCACTACCATAGGCTTTATGGTCTTGGTAATAAGTGGCTTTTATATATATTTTCCTCATCTTAAATACAGCACAATAAAGGCTTTTAGTATAAACTTTCATGCTAAAAAGCAGATGATTTTTTATAAATTTCACGCTGTTTTTGGAGTGATTTTTGGGCTTATTTTTCTTTTCATTTGTTTAACTGGGCTTTACTGGTCTTATGAATGGATAAATAACTTGGTAAATAGAGCTTTTGGCGTTCCTAATAGTGAAACAAGAATGGCTCATAAAAAAGAGGTAAATATCATAGAAAATAGTTTTGCAAAAGATGATTTTACAATAGTTTTGAGTAAATTTAAAGAGCATTTTAGAGATTATAACAAAAGCTTAAGTATAACCCAAACCAAAGAGGGCATTTATACGTTTGCGTATGAGGATGGAGGCATAAAAAAATTAGCCCAAATAACAACTGATGGTGGATTCAAAGAAGTAAATTCCGCCATGCAAATGAGTGAGCGCAAGAAAGTTAGTATGACTATTTTAGCACTTCATTCGGGTAGATTTTTTGGCAATATCGGTGAGTTTATATTTTGCGTAGTATCGTTTTTTGGTGCTTTGATAGCAATGAGTGGCATTTTTATGACATACTTTAGACTAAAACCTAAATTTCGTCATAAAGATTAA
- the exbB gene encoding TonB-system energizer ExbB: MQFLKEYIDIIIFIILGFMAFIALWCVIERILFLRKINFDDYKNQNEFEDSISENLTTLYIIYSNAPYVGLLGTVIGIMITFYDMGMVGNIDVKSVVSGLSLALKATALGLFVAIPSLMAYNALLRKINLLSSRYASRINSDKIA, from the coding sequence ATGCAATTCTTAAAAGAGTACATAGACATTATTATATTCATAATACTTGGATTTATGGCTTTTATAGCCTTATGGTGCGTTATAGAAAGAATCTTATTTTTAAGAAAAATAAATTTCGACGACTATAAAAATCAAAATGAATTTGAAGATAGCATAAGTGAAAATTTGACTACTTTATATATCATATACTCAAATGCTCCTTACGTCGGGCTTTTAGGAACGGTCATAGGCATAATGATAACGTTTTATGATATGGGAATGGTAGGAAATATAGACGTAAAATCAGTAGTTTCAGGGCTCTCTTTGGCCTTAAAAGCAACTGCTCTTGGGCTTTTTGTAGCGATACCTAGCCTAATGGCATACAACGCTTTGCTTAGAAAAATAAATTTGCTATCAAGCAGATACGCTTCAAGGATAAATAGTGATAAAATTGCCTAA
- a CDS encoding carbonic anhydrase, translated as MRFLAILLFGFLIGASGSNTHHDTPHWGYSGDGSPEHWGDLADEFRTCKYGKNQSPIDIAQTTKSTLQKPIFDYKNSPKELINNGHTLQVSFNPGSTLTFQEKKFELLQMHFHTPSEYTFDKKHYPMVAHLVHKASDGELLVLAIMFDKGGENPVIKEIWADAPTKVGESRKLANLALSDLVKNLQNYIKLVGSLTTPPCSEGVIWLINRGNAFASDEQIKFFTNIIGQNNRPIQDINGRKILEISK; from the coding sequence ATGAGATTTTTAGCTATTTTGCTTTTTGGTTTTTTAATTGGTGCGAGTGGTTCTAATACTCATCACGATACGCCACATTGGGGTTATAGTGGTGATGGATCGCCAGAGCATTGGGGAGATTTGGCGGATGAATTTCGCACCTGTAAATATGGCAAAAATCAATCGCCAATTGATATAGCTCAAACTACGAAATCCACGCTACAAAAGCCTATATTTGATTATAAAAATAGCCCAAAAGAGCTTATCAATAACGGACACACTTTACAAGTGAGCTTCAATCCAGGTAGCACCCTAACATTTCAAGAGAAAAAATTCGAGCTTTTACAGATGCATTTTCACACGCCATCAGAATATACTTTTGATAAAAAGCACTATCCTATGGTGGCTCATTTGGTTCATAAGGCTAGTGATGGGGAGCTTTTGGTATTGGCGATTATGTTTGATAAAGGTGGCGAAAATCCTGTGATTAAAGAGATTTGGGCGGACGCACCTACTAAGGTTGGAGAGAGTAGAAAACTAGCGAATTTAGCCTTAAGCGACCTAGTAAAAAATCTTCAAAATTATATTAAGCTAGTTGGCTCACTCACTACGCCACCATGCTCTGAGGGTGTGATCTGGTTGATAAATCGTGGCAATGCCTTTGCTTCAGATGAACAGATTAAATTTTTTACTAATATAATAGGTCAAAACAACCGCCCAATCCAAGATATCAATGGCCGAAAAATCCTAGAAATATCTAAATAA
- a CDS encoding energy transducer TonB — protein sequence MRYIRPYFNHKLQAFYITSLLFMPMIFAFIQFATTIKFEQQKSDEILLSIKQITLNKSSSLSKFSVKPPEPEPILEQVKPIQKIEEFKKPKKIKAIKPHHIKNKFKKPIIEKPIPQKPTTINDQNQAISTAQTNTQEPTTKTAEATEQMQTLSYGNSDDPFLKELKTAIDRAGIYPRIARKMRLEGEIWLEFIWTKNSKLEDLKITKKSSHDILDKSALETIIKASRNFPKHHKTIKIQVPIIYKIK from the coding sequence ATGAGATACATTCGTCCATATTTTAACCACAAGCTTCAAGCATTTTATATCACTTCATTGCTATTTATGCCTATGATTTTTGCATTTATACAATTTGCGACTACTATTAAATTTGAACAGCAAAAAAGCGATGAAATTCTACTAAGTATAAAGCAAATCACGTTAAATAAATCATCATCGCTTTCAAAGTTTTCAGTAAAGCCGCCTGAGCCTGAGCCCATACTAGAACAAGTAAAACCTATACAAAAGATAGAGGAATTTAAAAAACCAAAAAAGATAAAAGCAATCAAACCGCATCATATAAAAAATAAATTTAAAAAACCAATCATTGAAAAACCCATACCACAAAAACCTACAACCATAAATGATCAAAACCAAGCCATTAGCACTGCCCAAACTAATACGCAAGAGCCTACAACCAAAACAGCCGAGGCTACAGAACAAATGCAAACATTATCTTATGGAAATAGCGACGATCCATTTTTAAAAGAGTTAAAAACCGCGATAGATAGAGCTGGGATTTATCCTAGGATCGCTCGTAAAATGCGACTTGAGGGCGAAATTTGGCTTGAGTTTATTTGGACAAAAAATTCAAAGCTCGAAGATCTTAAGATAACCAAAAAATCAAGTCACGATATACTTGATAAAAGTGCGTTAGAAACCATAATCAAAGCTTCAAGAAACTTCCCCAAACATCATAAAACCATTAAAATTCAAGTACCGATCATATATAAGATCAAGTAA
- a CDS encoding DNA-binding protein, with protein MKRVPINEAAQILGITKEAIYNRIRRKSLKSEEKDGVKYVILDDEPIKPKKTDNFTKYLLSQIASLKLQNERLLEQKDKLIKEKEEIIITKIEELKAAYQSSDERLRAVLSMAGRSFKALDDTQMIEAEVEEIGSKKWLSLSEFLSNLKIKEKKLKKLQIYLLKCIGKKKFIKFENGIIYVRSNLDYDRLKEKI; from the coding sequence ATGAAAAGAGTTCCTATAAATGAAGCAGCTCAAATTTTAGGTATCACAAAAGAGGCTATTTACAACCGCATAAGAAGAAAATCACTTAAAAGCGAGGAAAAAGACGGCGTTAAATACGTGATTTTAGATGATGAACCTATAAAACCTAAAAAAACAGATAATTTTACGAAATATTTATTATCTCAAATAGCGTCTTTGAAACTTCAAAATGAGAGATTGCTAGAGCAAAAAGATAAACTAATCAAAGAAAAAGAAGAGATCATCATAACAAAAATAGAAGAGCTAAAAGCCGCATATCAAAGTAGCGACGAGAGACTAAGAGCTGTTTTAAGTATGGCTGGGCGTTCTTTTAAGGCTCTTGATGATACGCAAATGATAGAAGCCGAGGTTGAAGAGATAGGAAGTAAAAAATGGCTTAGTTTGAGTGAATTTTTATCAAATTTAAAAATAAAAGAAAAAAAGTTAAAAAAACTTCAAATTTATCTGTTAAAATGTATAGGTAAAAAGAAATTTATTAAATTTGAAAACGGAATTATCTATGTAAGATCAAATTTGGATTATGATAGATTAAAGGAGAAAATTTGA
- the exbD gene encoding TonB system transport protein ExbD, whose translation MIKLPKNEGLNIIPFIDIMLVLLAIVLSVSTFIAQGEIKINLPKSQSAASLSDEIKKLLITIDENNKFYLDDKETSIDDIKSKFENLSLDTFVELKSDKNAKFESFIQIIDLLKLKNHDKFQIITEKEQ comes from the coding sequence GTGATAAAATTGCCTAAAAACGAAGGGTTAAATATCATTCCATTTATCGATATAATGCTGGTTTTACTCGCTATAGTACTTAGCGTATCTACTTTCATCGCGCAAGGAGAGATAAAGATAAACCTACCAAAATCGCAGTCTGCTGCAAGTCTTAGCGATGAAATTAAAAAACTTCTCATAACAATAGACGAAAATAATAAATTCTATTTAGACGATAAAGAAACAAGCATAGATGATATAAAATCTAAATTTGAAAATCTAAGCCTTGATACTTTTGTAGAGCTAAAAAGCGACAAAAATGCTAAATTTGAGAGTTTTATACAGATAATAGATCTATTAAAACTCAAAAATCACGATAAATTTCAAATCATCACAGAAAAAGAGCAATGA
- a CDS encoding TerC family protein: MLEWIYSPEAWISLLTLTSLEIVLGIDNIIFIAILCGKLPAHQRDRARIMGLGLAMVTRILLLLSLFWIMKLTTPLFALMGQEISGRDIVLIAGGLFLIAKSTLEIHSHATGENESENISNIKNAGFMATIAQIGVLDIVFSLDSVITAVGMADHIEIMIIAVILAVGVMLLASGVISRFVDNNPTIKVLALAFLIMIGIALVAEALELHIPKAYIYFAMAFSLCVEMINIYSKKKHSK; encoded by the coding sequence ATGCTTGAGTGGATCTACTCGCCAGAGGCTTGGATAAGCCTACTTACTCTGACTAGTTTAGAGATAGTTTTAGGTATAGACAATATTATTTTTATAGCTATTTTATGCGGAAAACTTCCTGCTCATCAAAGAGATAGAGCTAGGATAATGGGGCTTGGTCTTGCTATGGTAACTAGAATTTTATTGCTTTTGAGTCTATTTTGGATCATGAAGCTTACAACGCCTCTTTTTGCTCTTATGGGTCAAGAGATTTCGGGGCGTGATATTGTCTTGATCGCTGGTGGGCTATTTTTGATAGCAAAATCCACACTAGAAATTCACTCTCATGCTACTGGCGAAAATGAGAGCGAAAATATATCAAATATAAAAAATGCCGGTTTTATGGCGACGATAGCACAGATAGGAGTGCTAGATATAGTATTTTCACTAGATAGCGTTATAACAGCAGTTGGAATGGCTGATCATATAGAAATAATGATTATAGCCGTGATTTTAGCAGTTGGTGTTATGCTACTTGCTAGTGGCGTTATAAGCCGTTTTGTTGATAATAATCCAACGATAAAAGTGCTTGCTTTAGCATTTTTGATAATGATTGGTATAGCACTAGTTGCAGAGGCTTTAGAGCTTCATATACCAAAAGCTTATATTTATTTTGCAATGGCATTTTCTTTATGTGTAGAGATGATAAATATTTACTCAAAAAAGAAGCATTCTAAATAA
- a CDS encoding UPF0323 family lipoprotein, which translates to MKHIKTLKDIGKISGLSAILVFGLASCGNESNSSSNGSGAINEAANKQGATVFVEKNSDGSYKIADEFPSNETRVFLREPGENGQMQERLLSAAELDKLMQEENAKIDAGTSNLTNASVSSGGMSLGETILASAAGAIIGSWIGSKLFNSPGYQNQRQTAYKNPSAYNKSVNSFNKASTSSSKATSSKSGFFGGGSKAASSGTSVGG; encoded by the coding sequence TTGAAACATATAAAAACATTAAAAGATATAGGCAAGATTAGTGGTTTGAGTGCGATTTTAGTTTTTGGTCTAGCATCTTGTGGCAATGAAAGCAATAGTTCTAGCAATGGTAGCGGAGCCATAAATGAAGCTGCAAATAAGCAAGGCGCAACCGTTTTTGTAGAAAAAAATAGCGACGGAAGTTATAAGATAGCAGATGAGTTTCCTAGCAATGAAACTCGTGTTTTCTTACGTGAGCCTGGTGAAAATGGACAGATGCAAGAGCGACTTTTAAGTGCGGCAGAGCTAGATAAGCTTATGCAAGAAGAAAATGCAAAAATAGACGCTGGAACTAGCAATCTAACAAACGCAAGTGTGAGCAGTGGCGGAATGAGCTTAGGCGAGACTATTTTAGCTAGTGCTGCTGGCGCTATTATCGGTAGTTGGATAGGAAGCAAGCTCTTTAACTCTCCTGGATATCAAAATCAAAGACAGACCGCATATAAAAATCCATCTGCGTATAACAAAAGCGTAAATAGTTTTAATAAGGCGTCTACTTCAAGTTCAAAAGCCACCTCATCAAAAAGTGGATTTTTTGGCGGTGGAAGTAAAGCTGCGTCATCAGGAACTTCAGTCGGAGGCTAA
- a CDS encoding type I restriction endonuclease subunit R, EcoR124 family — MTDWAKFVKEQKESDLKNLIKDENLKESETRKFLDNSFRDGQVKTIGTDIEKILPPMGRFNGDNRNERKQAIIEKLLKFFDKYFGLGV, encoded by the coding sequence ATGACAGATTGGGCTAAATTTGTCAAAGAACAAAAGGAGAGTGATCTAAAAAATTTAATAAAAGATGAAAATTTAAAAGAGAGCGAGACAAGAAAGTTTTTAGATAACTCTTTTAGAGATGGTCAGGTCAAAACAATAGGAACAGATATAGAAAAAATACTACCGCCTATGGGTAGATTTAACGGCGACAATAGAAATGAAAGAAAACAAGCAATAATCGAAAAATTATTGAAATTCTTTGATAAGTATTTTGGATTGGGTGTATAA
- a CDS encoding toll/interleukin-1 receptor domain-containing protein, with protein MNEIFKININEINENPYYFSKKNEYDEDKKKLTNNIIEECYNPRYGSFDGKKMQDRFFPQISQTSVFLSHSYKDIEKALSIKSKIESECKNIKVFIDSLYWQSVYDAEIKLAEQYNTNTVLKHLHIMITTAIAQMIQSSRYFIFFESENSIADIKHNKTTESPWIYFELEIANMLNPKEITLGLENLLESSQENKKIPMRCFFNIDDIIKNMNEIKLNELLYNLRWK; from the coding sequence ATGAACGAAATTTTTAAAATTAATATCAATGAAATTAATGAAAATCCATACTATTTTTCTAAAAAAAATGAATATGATGAAGATAAGAAAAAATTAACTAATAATATAATTGAAGAATGTTATAATCCTCGATATGGATCTTTTGATGGAAAAAAAATGCAAGATCGCTTTTTTCCTCAAATTTCACAGACAAGTGTATTTTTATCTCATTCATACAAAGATATAGAAAAAGCTTTAAGTATAAAATCAAAAATTGAAAGTGAATGTAAAAATATAAAAGTTTTTATTGATTCTTTATATTGGCAATCTGTATATGATGCTGAAATAAAGCTCGCTGAACAATATAATACTAATACCGTATTAAAACATTTACATATTATGATTACGACAGCTATTGCTCAGATGATACAATCTAGTCGATATTTTATTTTTTTTGAAAGTGAAAATAGTATTGCAGACATTAAGCATAATAAAACTACAGAATCCCCTTGGATTTATTTTGAATTAGAAATTGCAAATATGCTCAATCCAAAAGAAATAACACTCGGTCTTGAAAATTTATTAGAAAGTTCTCAAGAGAATAAAAAAATACCAATGAGATGTTTTTTTAATATTGATGATATTATTAAAAATATGAACGAAATAAAGTTAAATGAGTTATTGTATAATTTAAGATGGAAGTAG
- a CDS encoding glutathionylspermidine synthase family protein: MLNLKKIEPLSNEYLESIGFSWHTDPDQTPYIADELVVVSEAECEAYYKAANELYDMFIAAAEHVIENNLFHELGIPFNLIDIIKSSWENDVHWHIYGRFDLAGGLDGKPIKLIEFNADTPTNVFETAIVQWAMLKFNNMDESRQFNNLFEALSENFKRLVTLEEDTSGFDEHYEGWKILFSSIAGNSEDENTTRLLQSAANEAGFETEFAYVDEVSFSDEDGIFFNGKNYEYWFKLIPWENIAVEEGELALILKNIINNQKAIILNPAYTLLFQSKGIMKILWDLYPNHPLLLESSFEPLTHKKQVKKPFLAREGANVAILDENANVEYENGGEYENSKFLYQEFVEFNKDGKGDNYQAGVFFAYEGCALGFRKGGVVLDNYSKFVGHVIK, translated from the coding sequence ATATTGAATTTAAAAAAGATAGAACCGCTTAGCAATGAGTATTTAGAAAGTATAGGTTTTAGTTGGCATACAGATCCTGATCAAACGCCCTATATCGCAGATGAGCTAGTAGTAGTAAGCGAGGCTGAGTGCGAGGCTTATTATAAAGCAGCAAATGAGCTTTATGATATGTTTATAGCTGCTGCTGAGCACGTCATAGAAAATAATCTTTTCCATGAATTAGGTATCCCTTTTAATCTTATAGATATCATAAAAAGTAGCTGGGAAAATGATGTGCATTGGCATATTTATGGCAGATTTGATCTTGCAGGCGGACTTGATGGTAAGCCTATAAAGCTTATCGAGTTTAACGCAGATACGCCTACAAACGTGTTTGAGACGGCAATAGTGCAGTGGGCTATGCTTAAATTTAATAATATGGATGAGAGCAGACAGTTTAATAATCTTTTCGAAGCTTTGAGTGAAAACTTTAAGCGTTTGGTGACGTTAGAAGAAGATACTAGTGGCTTTGATGAGCATTATGAGGGCTGGAAGATACTATTTTCAAGTATTGCTGGAAACAGCGAAGATGAAAATACAACTAGACTTTTGCAAAGCGCTGCAAATGAAGCTGGATTTGAGACTGAGTTTGCTTATGTCGATGAAGTTAGCTTTAGTGATGAGGATGGTATCTTTTTTAACGGCAAGAATTACGAATATTGGTTTAAGCTGATCCCGTGGGAAAATATCGCCGTTGAAGAAGGGGAGCTGGCCCTTATCTTAAAAAATATTATAAATAATCAAAAAGCGATTATTTTAAATCCGGCTTATACTCTTTTATTTCAAAGTAAAGGGATTATGAAAATCCTATGGGATCTATATCCAAATCATCCTCTTTTGCTAGAGAGTAGTTTTGAGCCTCTTACTCATAAAAAACAGGTCAAAAAGCCGTTTTTAGCAAGAGAAGGAGCAAATGTAGCCATACTTGATGAAAATGCAAATGTAGAGTATGAAAACGGCGGAGAGTATGAAAATAGTAAATTTTTATATCAAGAATTTGTAGAGTTTAACAAAGACGGCAAGGGCGATAATTATCAAGCAGGTGTGTTTTTTGCTTATGAGGGTTGCGCGCTTGGTTTTAGAAAAGGTGGCGTAGTACTTGATAATTACTCAAAATTCGTCGGACACGTGATAAAATAG
- a CDS encoding TonB-dependent receptor domain-containing protein has protein sequence MLNSSFVTKSLSLVLLSSYLFANSDDSYTLDKSVVSASGFEQSMTDAPASISVVTKEELENKPFKDIGEMIADVPGVDVTMNKTGTYDYSIRGFGSTYTLVLIDGKRQSVANGFYDNGFGGSESGYIPPASMIEKVEIIRGPASTLYGSDAVGGIINIITKKNPNQPEASIELSTQLQQHEKLYGNAGGFNGYVATPLIDDVLSLSLRGKYYSKEESNLLWPQSPWIAGRGGGGQDTQRPENYQIASHSPGAFTTTGFGGRLNWTLDGQNNIYLDLERYINDISVESTSNQAIKSERTIVKDNIVLNHDGDYKFGSTNTYFQYGRTYDRSDISSDIYVAESKAVIPFDLSSFGSIIGSFGARADYEVFNNSSNNANQAIKGKDLDQTTLALYGEGEYFITEDLIFTTGLRYIYSDLFDSEVTPRAYLVYRPYELVTLKGGVAKGYKTPAAKQLTNGIYSYSSTTATYGNPNLSPETSTNYEIGAEFVIPKYLKYGLTFFMTDFKDEIATDSYNQFATLPNGQICSYTGGCSYVVNQGKTRAKGIEFYFNTYSYQGFSLDGTYTYLDKRYKDGKTNVYGGDRVENIAKHTAMLKLNYEIGKWKSYIRQKARLDTVSKSKGGGNRPLPFQTYKDFYTTDLGVSYKIDQKSSLSFVITNLFDQDYFKPVATGYTNSGNPTGYANEYQDYTEGRAFWLSYKHNF, from the coding sequence ATGCTTAACAGTAGCTTTGTTACAAAAAGTTTAAGTTTAGTTTTGCTTTCATCTTATTTATTTGCAAACTCAGATGATAGCTACACGTTAGATAAGTCAGTCGTAAGTGCAAGCGGATTTGAACAGTCCATGACAGATGCCCCCGCAAGTATATCTGTAGTCACAAAAGAAGAGCTTGAAAACAAGCCTTTTAAAGATATAGGAGAGATGATAGCAGATGTGCCAGGAGTCGATGTTACTATGAATAAAACAGGAACTTACGACTATAGCATACGTGGATTTGGTAGCACATATACGCTTGTTCTAATAGATGGAAAGCGTCAAAGCGTTGCAAATGGGTTTTACGACAACGGTTTTGGTGGAAGCGAGTCCGGATATATTCCACCAGCATCTATGATAGAAAAAGTTGAGATTATCAGAGGTCCGGCTTCCACGCTTTATGGCTCAGACGCTGTTGGTGGTATTATAAATATCATCACAAAGAAAAATCCAAACCAACCAGAGGCTAGTATAGAGTTGAGTACGCAGCTTCAGCAGCACGAAAAATTATACGGAAATGCGGGCGGATTTAATGGATATGTGGCAACTCCGCTTATCGATGATGTTCTATCGCTTAGTCTTAGAGGTAAATACTACTCTAAAGAAGAGTCAAATTTGCTTTGGCCGCAGTCGCCTTGGATAGCTGGAAGAGGTGGTGGTGGTCAAGATACTCAAAGACCCGAAAACTATCAGATTGCAAGTCATAGTCCCGGCGCATTTACGACAACTGGTTTTGGTGGTAGATTAAACTGGACGTTAGATGGGCAAAATAATATTTATCTTGATTTAGAACGCTATATAAATGATATCTCTGTAGAATCAACAAGCAATCAAGCTATCAAAAGTGAAAGAACTATCGTCAAAGACAATATTGTTTTAAATCACGATGGAGATTATAAATTCGGCTCTACAAATACTTATTTTCAGTATGGTCGTACTTACGACAGAAGCGATATCTCTAGTGATATTTACGTAGCTGAGTCAAAAGCAGTTATTCCTTTTGATCTTAGTAGTTTTGGATCTATCATTGGATCATTTGGTGCAAGAGCTGACTATGAAGTATTTAACAATAGTTCTAATAACGCAAATCAAGCGATTAAGGGAAAAGATTTAGACCAAACTACGTTAGCATTATATGGCGAGGGTGAATATTTCATTACTGAAGATTTGATATTTACAACTGGTCTTAGATATATTTATAGCGATCTATTTGACTCTGAAGTAACTCCAAGAGCCTACTTAGTTTATCGCCCTTATGAGTTAGTTACGCTAAAAGGTGGTGTTGCAAAAGGATATAAAACTCCAGCCGCAAAACAATTAACAAATGGAATTTATAGCTATAGCTCTACTACAGCAACATATGGTAATCCAAACCTTAGTCCAGAAACAAGCACTAACTATGAAATCGGTGCTGAATTTGTTATACCTAAATACCTAAAATATGGCTTAACGTTTTTTATGACAGATTTTAAAGATGAGATAGCTACAGATAGCTATAATCAATTCGCTACGCTTCCAAATGGTCAAATTTGTTCTTACACAGGAGGTTGTAGCTATGTTGTCAATCAAGGTAAAACTAGAGCAAAAGGTATAGAGTTTTATTTCAACACGTATTCATACCAAGGTTTTAGCTTAGATGGAACCTATACGTATCTTGATAAGCGTTATAAAGATGGTAAGACAAATGTTTATGGAGGTGATAGAGTAGAAAACATAGCCAAACATACGGCTATGCTAAAGCTAAACTATGAAATAGGCAAATGGAAATCATACATAAGACAAAAAGCCAGACTAGATACTGTTTCAAAATCAAAAGGTGGTGGAAACAGACCTTTACCATTTCAGACATATAAAGATTTTTATACAACCGATCTTGGAGTTAGCTATAAAATAGATCAAAAATCATCTTTGAGTTTTGTTATAACAAATTTATTTGATCAAGACTATTTTAAGCCAGTAGCTACAGGATATACAAATTCCGGAAATCCAACAGGATATGCTAATGAATATCAAGATTATACTGAAGGTAGGGCTTTTTGGCTGAGTTATAAACATAATTTTTAA
- a CDS encoding type I restriction-modification system subunit M gives MASNHQREELHKAIWSIADDLRGSVDGWDFKQYVLGVMFYRYISENIANYINEGEREATGDTTFDYANLEDSEAELERDNLVTEKGFFIRPSELFCNVIKSAKSDTATFTDNEGKTKNIKDNLNEYLEMIFNNIENSAKGTQSEDDFSGLFDDIDVNSNKLGATVAKRNEKLLKILDGIAGINLGNYKDNNIDAFGDAYEFLMSMYASNAGKSGGEFYTPQEVSELLTKLAILDKKIDDEVFEMELVRQLEVNIDYILMLVAKYHKSNCKDQEIRNSIDKAIRASLSLRSKKDLIDLKIVLSFMD, from the coding sequence ATGGCAAGCAACCACCAAAGAGAAGAATTACATAAAGCGATATGGTCCATCGCTGATGATTTGAGAGGTTCAGTAGATGGATGGGATTTTAAGCAGTATGTGCTAGGTGTTATGTTTTATAGATACATATCAGAAAATATAGCTAATTATATAAATGAAGGGGAGAGAGAAGCGACAGGCGATACCACTTTTGATTATGCGAATTTAGAAGATAGCGAGGCCGAATTAGAAAGGGATAATCTTGTCACAGAGAAAGGGTTTTTCATTCGTCCTTCAGAGTTGTTTTGCAATGTGATTAAATCAGCTAAAAGCGATACCGCTACATTCACAGATAACGAAGGTAAAACTAAAAATATAAAAGATAATTTAAATGAATATTTAGAAATGATATTTAACAATATCGAAAACTCCGCCAAAGGCACGCAGAGTGAAGATGACTTTTCTGGGTTATTTGATGATATAGATGTCAATAGCAATAAGCTAGGTGCCACAGTTGCTAAAAGAAATGAAAAACTTCTAAAAATATTAGATGGAATAGCTGGGATAAATTTAGGCAATTATAAGGATAACAATATAGACGCATTTGGAGATGCTTATGAGTTTTTGATGTCTATGTATGCATCAAATGCTGGTAAATCAGGTGGAGAGTTCTACACACCACAAGAGGTTAGCGAACTACTTACCAAACTCGCTATTTTGGATAAAAAAATAGACGATGAGGTATTTGAGATGGAGCTTGTAAGGCAACTAGAGGTAAATATAGATTATATTTTGATGCTAGTTGCAAAATACCATAAATCAAATTGCAAAGACCAAGAGATACGAAACTCAATCGATAAAGCCATTAGAGCAAGCTTGTCACTAAGATCTAAAAAAGATCTAATAGATCTAAAAATAGTTCTATCTTTTATGGATTGA